GGCGTCGGAGTCAGAAGCCGCCTAGTCGTCGGAGGGAAGCACCTCCGAGGGGTCGAAGGCCTCGTCGAGCGACTTCATCAGCCGGTCCCGTTCGACCTCGTCGAGCGGGACCGGCCGCACGTCCACCGCGTCCGTCAGCCTGCGGAACCCGCCCCGCCGCTGGAGCCGCCCGCTGACCCGGACCGGCAGCCCCACCAGGTGGGCGTGGCCCGCGACCCGGTACGACTCCTCGTCCAGGGCGGCCCGTACGTAGGGCACCTCCGCCCCCGACAGCACCCGCAGCCGTACCGTCCCGCCGCCGCCCGCCGCCGAGCGCCGCATCCGGACCACGGCCCCGGCCAACCGGACGGGGATCGCCGGTTCGTCCCGGGTGTATCGGGCGGCCGCCTCGCGCAGCACCGGCAGGTCGCCCGGGGAGAACTCCACCGCCTCCGGCCGGGCCGCGCACCCGGCCGGGACGCCCGCGGCCGGCGCCCAGGCCAACGCGATCCGGGCCCCTTCCGAGCCGCGGACGAGGGCGATCAGGGCATCGGCGAGTTCCCGGCTGACGCCGGCCTCCACCGCCGCGTCGAAAGCATCCATGCCGCCGGTGGCCCGCCGGTAGTCCACCGCCTCGCGGGCGGCGTGCAGCGCGTGGTGCAGCCGGGCGGTGATGCCCCGCCCGCCGTCCACCGGGACGTACGCGGCGAGTCGCCGGCCGCCCGGCGAGGGCCCCACCAGCACCCCGTCCAGGGCCCGTTCGGCCTGTGCCCGGTGACGCGCCCCGTAGTACCCGGCGCGGGCGTGCGCCGCCAGGGCGCCGGCGAGCAGCAGTTGCCGGGCCGCCGAGCGGAGTTGTTCCTGTACGGGCCAGGCCTCCGCGCCCTGCGACGGGTACGTCCCCTCGGGGAACTCCCGTTCCCAGCGGATCTCGTCGCTCGGCACGCTCAACCCGAACAGCACCTCCCGGGCCGAGGGCAGCCCGCTGTGCGCCAGCGCGGCCAGCGCCTCGTCCAGCAGGTCCGCGCAGTCGGGGAAGGTCCGGCTCTCGGGGACGAGCAGGCTGGTGCCGGGGTGCCCGGGCGGCGCCCACCTGCCGTACCGACCGGCGGCCCCGCCGCGTCGCAGCCAGCCGTGCCGGTGCAGCAGCGCGCCGAGCACGGCGGGGTCGACCTTCGCGGGATCGGGCGTGGCGGCGTCCGCGTACGCGGTGGGATCCGGGGGCGTCAGCGGCTCCGGGCGCGGTGAGTACCGTTCCATCAAGGTGTCCCTCCCGACCCGACCCGGGTCATGATCTCGCACAGCGCCCGGTCGTCGAAGATCCGCGTGGTCGGGATCCGTACGGTGGTCCGGCGCCGGCCGGTCACGGGCTGTCCGGCGAGGTTGGTCCAGTAGCAGCAGTGCCGCAGGTCGAGCCGGTCGTGTCCGGCGGCCAGCCACTGTTCGCGCTCCCTCGGTACGAGCATCACTACGAGGATCTTGTGGACGGCGACGGGAGTGCGCGCCAGCTTCACGAGGTGCTCGTTGTCGAGGGTGAAGCCGAAGGTGGCCCCGGCCGGCCGGGGCGGTGTCTGGTAGGTCGCCTTCAACTGCACCTTGATGGTGACCTCGTCGTCGACGACGTGCTCGGGGGCGCCGTGGCTGACGTGCCAGTCGATGCCGTTGTCCGGGAAGGGCTGGGACAGCGAGCAGCCGGCCGCGGCCGCGACGGCGTGCAGGTATCCCACCTGGAGGGTCTCCATGCAGGCGGTGGTGGCGAGGGTGCCGCGCAACGGTCCGGTTCCCGCGTCCGGCCGCGGACCGATCCGCGCCGGTGGTACCCCGAACGGTTCGGGCTGTGTGAGCGCCATGGCCGGCTCCCCATGCCTTCCGGGCTCCGCAGAGTGAGGTGTCGGGGTGACGACCGGTCATGCGTCCGTTCCCCCAGGGAAGTTGTCTCCGTAGCAGACGAGTCGCAAACGGCGTACGGGGCAAACAGCCCGGGTATCACCGATTCGGGCAAGGGCGGCGTGATCCGGGTGCGCCCCACCTGCCGACCGGGGACGAGGAGTTCGCCATGACACGCTGGTACGAGGGCCCGCTGGCCGCATTCGACACGGAGACCACCGGAGTGGACGTCGAGCAGGATCGGATCGTGTCCGCCGCGCTCGTCGTGCAGGAGTGTGCGGGCGGCCGCGTCCGCTCCACCCGCTGGCTGGTCAATCCCGGCGTCCCGGTACCCCCGGGCGCCACGGAAGTGCACGGCCTGACCGATGAGCACCTCCAGCGCCACGGCCGTTGGCCGGCGCCGGTGGTGGAGGAGATAGCCCGCGCGCTGGCGGAGCAGCAGGTGGCGGGCCGGCCGGTGGTGGTGATGAACGCGCCCTTCGATCTGACGTTGCTGGACCGGGAGTTGCGCCGGCACCGGGCGTCGTCACTGGGGCGCTATCTGGACAACCGGCCGCTGACGGTGCTGGATCCGCGGGTGTTGGACAAGCACCTGGACCGCTACCGCAAGGGTCGCCGGACGCTGACGGACCTGTGCGAGCACTACGGCATAGAGCTGGAGGGGGCCCACGACGCGTCGGCCGACGCCCTGGCCTCGCTGGAGGTCGTCCGGGCGGTCGGGCGCCGGTTCGCGGGCCGGCTGGAGCGGCTGACACCGGCCGAGCTGCACACGCTCCAGGCGGTGTGGCACGCGGCGCAGGCGCGGGGGCTCCAGGCTTGGTTCGCCCGCCAGGGCACTCCTGAGTCGGTGGATCCGCACTGGCCGTTGCGGCCGGAACTGGGGGCCGCGGCCTGAGGGCCGGGAATGCGGAAGGCCGGTCCGTCAGTGACGGACCGGCCTGTCCCGGTGGGCGATACTGGGATCGAACCAGTGACCCCTTCGGTGTGAACGAAGTGCTCTCCCGCTGAGCTAATCGCCCGGGAACGGACTGAACAATACAAGAGCCTCGGGGTCTGTTCAAACCGCTTCCGGTCGGGCCTCGGGCCGGCCGCTCTCGGCGCCCGATCCCGTTCCGCGCACCGGGTGTACTCAGGCGGATCTGAGTACGCACGCCCATGTCCCGACGGCGTGACGGGCACCACACTCCGAGCATGAACACGCCCCTGTCGCCCGCCGAGGAACTGGCGCTCATCGACGGCGAACTCGCCCGTCTCGACGCCCGTCGCGCCCATCTGGCGGCCCGCCGCGACTGGTTGCTGCGGCTGCCCCCGATCCCGTGGCCGTCGGCGCCCGCACCGCCCTCGCTTCCGGTCAAGGACGCTTCGGGGCGCGGCGCGCAGAACGTGCTGCTGACGTTGGGCGCCGTGCTGCTCTCGGTGGCCGCGCTCGCCTTCACCCTCGTCAGCTGGGGCTCTCTCGGCATCGCCGGGCGCGCCGCGGTGCTGGCCGTGGTGACGGTGGGGGCGCTCGTCGCGCCGCTGCCGCTGCTGCGTCGCGGGCTGCGGTCCACGGCCGAGTCGGTCGCGGCGCTGGGGCTGTTGCTGACGGTGCTGGACGCGTACGCGGTGCACGCCGTCGGGATGTCGACGGTCGATGGCACCGCGTACGCGGCGGGGGCGGCCGGTGTCCTGGCGGCGCTCTGGGCCGGGTACGGGTTCGCGTCGCCCGGGCTTCGGCTGCCGCTGCCCGTCGCCGTGGCGGCGGCGCAGCTTCCGCTGCCGCTGGCGGCGCTCGCCTCCGCGGCGGACCCGGTGGGGCTCGGTTGGGCGTTGCTGGCGACGGCCGCGCTCGACGTGGTCGCGGCGATGACGGTGCCCCGGGCGCGGGCCGCGTGGCCGGCGGGGGCCGCGCTGGGCGTGGCCGCGCTGGGGGTCGGGTTGGTGGAGTCGGCGGCCACCCCGGGCGCGTCGGCTCCGGCGCTGTTGCTCGCGGCGGGTGCGGCGCTCGGCGTTGCGGTGGCCTGGCGGGTGCCGCGGGCCTCCGCGGCGGCGCTCGCGGGCGGTCTGGCCGCGGTCGTGGCGGTGGCCGGCCCGCTCTCCCCGCGGTGGGACACGGGCTGGGCGGTGCCGACGCACCTGGCGCCGGCCCTGGCGCTGACCCTGCCGGCGGCGGTGGGGGCGGCCTCGGTGCCGGCGGCGGTGCGGCGCGGCCTGGCCCGCGCGGGGCTGGGCGTGACCGCGGCGGCGGCGCTCTGGGCCCTGGCGTCGGTGGTCCCGTCACTGGCGGCGCGGCTGCGGGTGCTCGGCGAGGTGTGGGCGACGACGACCCCCGAGGTGGACCGGCCGGCCACGGGCGCGGCGGTGGCGGTGACGCTGCTGGTGACGGCGGGTGCGGCCGCCGCGGCGGCCCGGCTGATGCCGGCCCGGCCCGAGCCCGGGGTGCTCGCGGTGGTCCTGGGCTGGGCCGGGCTGTTCGCGGCCCCGGTGCTGCTCGGGTTCCCGGTGGCGGCCGTGCTCGCGGCGCAGTTGTCGGTGACGGTGGCCGCGGGGGCGCTCGCGCTGCGGCCCCGGCCCGGCCGTTCCGGCCTCGGGATCGTGGCCGCCGGATGCGCGCTCCTGGGGGCCGGGAGCGTGGCTGTGGGGGCGCTGGACGGCCGACTGGCCACGGTCCTGGTGCTGGGGGCCCTGACGGCCGCCGGCGCGGCGGGAGCGGCGTACCGGCCCGGGCCCGGGTGGGCGCGGTCCGGGGCCGCGGTGCTCGCCGTCGGCTGGGCCACGGCGCTGGCGGTGGCCCTGTGCGCGTTGTCGGACCTCGCGGTGGTGTGGTGGGCGCCGCCGGTGCTGGCGGTGGCGGCCGCGGTGGTGGCGTTCGGCCCCCGGTGGGGCGCGGTACGGGTTCCCGCCGAGGCGGCGTCGATCGCGCCGGGGGTACTCGCCCTGGCGCTGGCGGCCCCCGACCGGCCCGCGCTGGCCCTGGCGCTGGCCCTGGCCGGGGTGGTCTGCGCGACCGCGGCGGTCCGTGCGGACCGGCGCCGACTGGGCTGGGCGGCCTGGGCGCTGTTCGTGGCCGCGACCTGGGTCCGGCTGAGCGCGTCGGGGGTGGCGTGGCCGGAGGCGTACACGCTGCCCGTGACGGTCCCGGCGCTGGTGGTCGGCTTCATGCGCCGCCGCCGGGATCCGGCCGCCTCGTCCTGGACGGCCTACGCGCCCGGACTGGTGGCGACCCTGCTGCCCACCCTGATCGCGGCCTGGGGCGACCCGCACTGGCAGCGACCGCTGCTGCTGGGTCTGGCCTCGCTGGCCCTCACGCTGCTCGGAGCCCGGCAGCGGCTCCAGGCGCCGCTGCTGCTGGGCGGGGCGACGCTCGCGGCGGTGGCCCTGCACGAGCTGGCCCCGTACGTGGTCCAGGTTGTCGGGGCGCTGCCCAGGTGGCTGCCGCCGGCACTGGCGGGCCTGTTGCTGCTGGCGGTGGGGGCGACGTACGAACGCCGGTTGCGCGACGCCCGTCGACTGCGGGCCGCGTTCGGCCGGCTGGGGTGACGCGCCCGGGAAACGCCGAAGGCCCGGAGACGGTGAAGTCTCCGGGCCTCTGGTCCGGGTGGGCGATACTGGGTTCGAACCAGTGACCCCTTCGGTGTGAACGAAGTGCTCTCCCACTGAGCTAATCGCCCGGACGCACCGCAAACATTACCGCATGTCAGCGGTGCTCCCCGCCATCAGGGACGGATCACTGGTCCTTGATGTTCCACGGCAGCATCAGGCCGTACTTCCACAGGTAGAAGCCGACCAGCACGCCGGCGATCACGAGGCCGACGCTGGTCAGGATGATGTTGCGGCGGCGCACCTTCGGGTCGAGGGCCTTCTGGGCCGCCTCGGCCACCTTGCGCTTCGTCCAGCGCAGCACGACCTGCGCCCAGGCGAACTCGGTGCCCCAGATGAACAGGCCCGCGAAGATCGCGACCCAGCCCGGGCCCGGCAGGACGAGCATCGCCACACCGGCGGCGATGACGGCCAGGCCGACGATGAAGACGCCGACCTGCCAGCTCAGGTGCAGACCGCGCCGGGCCTTGACGAAGGCCGGCGCCCTCGACACGTGCGGCTGCTCGTCCGGTTCCGTCGCGCTGGTCGCGGACTCGTGGGTCTCGCGGTCACTCCCCGTATTCATGCCTCCG
This region of Streptomyces sp. NBC_00513 genomic DNA includes:
- a CDS encoding DUF4365 domain-containing protein; its protein translation is MALTQPEPFGVPPARIGPRPDAGTGPLRGTLATTACMETLQVGYLHAVAAAAGCSLSQPFPDNGIDWHVSHGAPEHVVDDEVTIKVQLKATYQTPPRPAGATFGFTLDNEHLVKLARTPVAVHKILVVMLVPREREQWLAAGHDRLDLRHCCYWTNLAGQPVTGRRRTTVRIPTTRIFDDRALCEIMTRVGSGGTP
- a CDS encoding 3'-5' exonuclease, whose product is MTRWYEGPLAAFDTETTGVDVEQDRIVSAALVVQECAGGRVRSTRWLVNPGVPVPPGATEVHGLTDEHLQRHGRWPAPVVEEIARALAEQQVAGRPVVVMNAPFDLTLLDRELRRHRASSLGRYLDNRPLTVLDPRVLDKHLDRYRKGRRTLTDLCEHYGIELEGAHDASADALASLEVVRAVGRRFAGRLERLTPAELHTLQAVWHAAQARGLQAWFARQGTPESVDPHWPLRPELGAAA
- a CDS encoding SCO7613 C-terminal domain-containing membrane protein, which encodes MNTPLSPAEELALIDGELARLDARRAHLAARRDWLLRLPPIPWPSAPAPPSLPVKDASGRGAQNVLLTLGAVLLSVAALAFTLVSWGSLGIAGRAAVLAVVTVGALVAPLPLLRRGLRSTAESVAALGLLLTVLDAYAVHAVGMSTVDGTAYAAGAAGVLAALWAGYGFASPGLRLPLPVAVAAAQLPLPLAALASAADPVGLGWALLATAALDVVAAMTVPRARAAWPAGAALGVAALGVGLVESAATPGASAPALLLAAGAALGVAVAWRVPRASAAALAGGLAAVVAVAGPLSPRWDTGWAVPTHLAPALALTLPAAVGAASVPAAVRRGLARAGLGVTAAAALWALASVVPSLAARLRVLGEVWATTTPEVDRPATGAAVAVTLLVTAGAAAAAARLMPARPEPGVLAVVLGWAGLFAAPVLLGFPVAAVLAAQLSVTVAAGALALRPRPGRSGLGIVAAGCALLGAGSVAVGALDGRLATVLVLGALTAAGAAGAAYRPGPGWARSGAAVLAVGWATALAVALCALSDLAVVWWAPPVLAVAAAVVAFGPRWGAVRVPAEAASIAPGVLALALAAPDRPALALALALAGVVCATAAVRADRRRLGWAAWALFVAATWVRLSASGVAWPEAYTLPVTVPALVVGFMRRRRDPAASSWTAYAPGLVATLLPTLIAAWGDPHWQRPLLLGLASLALTLLGARQRLQAPLLLGGATLAAVALHELAPYVVQVVGALPRWLPPALAGLLLLAVGATYERRLRDARRLRAAFGRLG
- a CDS encoding TIGR02611 family protein, whose translation is MNTGSDRETHESATSATEPDEQPHVSRAPAFVKARRGLHLSWQVGVFIVGLAVIAAGVAMLVLPGPGWVAIFAGLFIWGTEFAWAQVVLRWTKRKVAEAAQKALDPKVRRRNIILTSVGLVIAGVLVGFYLWKYGLMLPWNIKDQ